The genomic DNA TTATTGACGATGAGGAAGATTCGCTATCTAATGAAGTCGACGCGAATTTAACGAGTTTAAACTTCACAGAACGTCGATCTCGTAATCATAAGAAAAAGCAAAAATCAGTCAAATCTGATAATAACGAAGAATATTATCAATATGACGACGTTAAGTTCTATGTGTTATCTAAAAAGTTTGTTACGGAATCAGAGCCAATACCGCTCATAGAAAGGACATCTGTTGAAACTAATAGTACTGAATTGCCTGAATCGACTACTATGAACTATACTACTAAGTCTACTCCATCCAcaccatataatatttttcaagaatACGAATATGCGTACTTGGAAGAGGAGACACGAATTCGGCAACAGGGTGGAATGCAGAAGTGTGCAACCCAAATACAGCCAGGTGTTACGAaaaagttaactttaaccgaAACCCCAATgcaatatattgatttttttaacttaagtCCGGCTGTACAAGAAATGTCactcagtaatataacaagcAGTATTGATCCAAAGAAATTGACAAGTAACATTTGGTATGTCCCAGAAAAATTTCCTTGTTGGGATCTCCCAGTATTGTACGGAGAATTTTCTAGAGAATCAGTTGAGGACGTTTTCACCCTTCACAGAACCttacttaaaaatgttattgacaTGGGAAGAGTACAAAAGCAACGCCTCAAATCTTTGGATGTCCCAGTAGAAAACTTCAACAAATGGTGTTCTGTGTCACCCTGCTACGGTGACCACACTCTCTGTTTGTTTGAAGATAATACCTACGCCAAAATATGTGGAGAATTTTATAGTGTCCACACGCCAACTACAGCACAACAAGTGGCACTAGTCAATACTGTGAACTCTATGCGAAATCGTATTGCTAGTGGTGAATCAGAAGAATATAAGGACCTTCCTCCTGCTGCTAATATGAAGCAAGTTATTTACGACTTCGATTTAGAAAAGATGTCAAGTGTGTGGTTGTATCAGTGTCTACCTGGGCCAGCTCCGTGCTCTGCCCTCGACGGTAGCTATGTGTCGCCGTTAGAGTGCACGAAGTACGCTATCCATTGCTGCAAAGGTTCACATGAATATTCAGATTGGTACGCTTTGTAATTACTGTATTGTACTACAGATATCTAGTAGTACTACACGATAATGTTTCATGTTAACAGTACTGACCTTTAATTAatgcatttatatttacagtgTGCCGCGACAGGAATGTTACCTACCGGCTATCATAGGATGCATTTATACTTGGTTTTTGACTGCCTTGGACAAGATAGACTCCACAGATGTAACTTGTGGCCATATTCAGTCTACAACCTACCCGACAGTTCAGTTATTATGGGccaatacatacaaaattggCTGCGCTTATGGTAACAAACTCAACGGTGATATTAGAGTAGTTTGCAACTTCGCACCAGGTGCGCCTTTTTCACTCGGATGTCTATTTTACTGTGGATTGATTTCTCATCAAGATGTTACGGACAAAATGTCATCTAATAAGACTGCagattttacaaataaagacTATATACTGCAGCTCGGTATACGTATCAGTACATTTTTGTTTCGCAATAGAAACAAATATCCGGAGCCTAAGaacataacaaataaagtGATCAGGCCACTGGATGTTGATAAATTGGAAGCAATATATAAGCAAAGTTATATTCGAGAGAAATTAAAACCGAAGTCCAACCGAACTGAGGGGATGCTCGCAAGGCTAGTATCcaagtatatatttaacgaAAATGGTGCTGCGAAATGTGATAGTAATGAGCCGATGTATATAGCTGGAGAGCCGGGCTCTCTGTGCGTGGAGAAGGGAAGAAGATTCGATTCTTTGTGCTATGACTTCAGAGATCCAACGCCAGGGTATAGATTAGTCGCAGTTGTAGCGCCCATGGCTTTGTTTTCTGTCATTTTGTATGATTTGTTTAGTGGAGTGGTCAGACAAGCGGAATATTGATATTGGCCTGATTTCAACtctaaattacaaatatatatgccAATTCTCTTCTGTTTCTCACCATTCCTTAGTCAAGCGATGGCAGTGAATTGGCAGAGGTTATGATCAAACGTCAATTTTTAGCTTGCTCTGTACTGGAACAAGTTGTTAAAACTTAATTGAACAAATTTAACTTCGTCTTCACTTACCTGAAGTTAATGAGACTATTAACATCACAGCCCACGTGCATAATTCCATATTCTtagcttatttatttgtcta from Plodia interpunctella isolate USDA-ARS_2022_Savannah chromosome 21, ilPloInte3.2, whole genome shotgun sequence includes the following:
- the LOC128679201 gene encoding uncharacterized protein LOC128679201 codes for the protein MNAYFKLLLILIFIIKCYCISEEYLAMEDKTAEDMFIDDEEDSLSNEVDANLTSLNFTERRSRNHKKKQKSVKSDNNEEYYQYDDVKFYVLSKKFVTESEPIPLIERTSVETNSTELPESTTMNYTTKSTPSTPYNIFQEYEYAYLEEETRIRQQGGMQKCATQIQPGVTKKLTLTETPMQYIDFFNLSPAVQEMSLSNITSSIDPKKLTSNIWYVPEKFPCWDLPVLYGEFSRESVEDVFTLHRTLLKNVIDMGRVQKQRLKSLDVPVENFNKWCSVSPCYGDHTLCLFEDNTYAKICGEFYSVHTPTTAQQVALVNTVNSMRNRIASGESEEYKDLPPAANMKQVIYDFDLEKMSSVWLYQCLPGPAPCSALDGSYVSPLECTKYAIHCCKGSHEYSDCVPRQECYLPAIIGCIYTWFLTALDKIDSTDVTCGHIQSTTYPTVQLLWANTYKIGCAYGNKLNGDIRVVCNFAPGAPFSLGCLFYCGLISHQDVTDKMSSNKTADFTNKDYILQLGIRISTFLFRNRNKYPEPKNITNKVIRPLDVDKLEAIYKQSYIREKLKPKSNRTEGMLARLVSKYIFNENGAAKCDSNEPMYIAGEPGSLCVEKGRRFDSLCYDFRDPTPGYRLVAVVAPMALFSVILYDLFSGVVRQAEY